In one Phyllostomus discolor isolate MPI-MPIP mPhyDis1 chromosome 8, mPhyDis1.pri.v3, whole genome shotgun sequence genomic region, the following are encoded:
- the KIF19 gene encoding kinesin-like protein KIF19 isoform X4, translating into MKDSGDSKDQQLMVALRVRPISVAELEEGATLIAHKVDEQMVVLMDPMEDPDDILRAHRSREKSYLFDVAFDFTATQEMVYQATTKSLIKGVISGYNATVFAYGPTGCGKTYTMLGTDHEPGIYVRTLNDLFRAIEETSNDMEYEVSMSYLEIYNEMIRDLLNPALGYLELREDSKGVIQVAGITEVSTINAKEIMQLLMKGNRQRTQEPTAANRASSRSHAVLQVSVRQRSRVRNVLQEVRLGRLFMIDLAGSERASQTQNRGQRMKEGAHINRSLLALGNCINALSDRNNNKYINYRDSKLTRLLKDSLGGNSRTVMIAHISPASSAFEESRNTLTYAGRAKNIKTRVKQNLLSVSYHIAQYTSIIADLRGEIQRLKCKIDEQGGRGQARGRLEQGDLRHIPAEGQQRGGPQEQADMGQLRTQLISAFREQMDVRRRLLELEHHAMEVQIDSSRHLLTIAGWEQEKSRRALKWREEQRKESYTKDDSEKDSDTGDDQPDLLEPPEVASARESIAALVGEQKDLRKQKLALEQRCRELSARGRRLEETLPGRIGSEEQREVLSLLCRVHELEVENTEMQSHALLRDGALRHRGEAVRRLEQHRTLCDEIIQGQRQIIDDYNLAVPQHLEELYDVYLRELEEGSLERATIMDRVASRALQDSSLPKLTPAGTMLTPESDLESVKTLSSGAQRLQNSTLPPLSTESEANLAFKASPRAWQAKSSSVPTPPPIQISSLVTQEVLTQDSLLSLHSRINSSPDSSEHLSEIPLSHTERTEILSGTKGIAVKAARRRSRALGAEGCHLLAAAVQRSSLSLHSLSEADDAPPPGPPACKRPSSPTLQHAASEDNLSSSTGEAPTQVVGHRGDGPGPWLRGQKKSLGKKREESLEAKRRKRRSRSFEVTGQGLARPKAHLLGPRALENISDHRMPVCRHPAPGIRHLGKAVLPLAKVQVPPSQNTGPGVSSPLAVPANPAGGSRRATRGPRLPHGASSHGKDGHFRRN; encoded by the exons ATGAAGGACAGCGGGGACTCCAAGGACCAGCAACTCATG GTGGCGCTCCGGGTCCGGCCCATCAGCGTGGCGGAACTGGAGGAAGGAGCCACCCTCATTGCCCATAAAGTGGACGAGCAG ATGGTGGTTCTCATGGACCCCATGGAGGACCCCGACGACATCCTGCGGGCGCACCGGTCCCGGGAGAAGTCCTACCTGTTCGACGTGGCCTTCGACTTCACTGCCACGCAG GAGATGGTGTACCAGGCCACCACCAAGAGCCTCATCAAAGGTGTCATCTCAGGCTACAATGCCACCGTCTTTGCCTATGGCCCCACAG GCTGTGGGAAGACCTACACCATGCTGGGCACGGACCACGAGCCAGGCATCTACGTGCGGACCCTCAACGACCTCTTCCGTGCCATCGAGGAGACCAGCAATGACATGGAATATGAGGTGTCGATGTCCTACCTGGAG ATCTACAATGAGATGATCCGGGACCTGCTGAACCCCGCCCTGGGCTACCTGGAGCTGAGGGAGGACTCCAAAGGGGTGATCCAGGTGGCCGGGATCACCGAGGTCTCCACCATCAATGCCAAAGAG aTCATGCAGCTGCTGATGAAGGGGAACCGGCAGAGGACGCAGGAGCCCACGGCCGCCAACCGGGCGTCCTCCCGCTCCCACGCGGTGCTGCAGGTGTCCGTGCGCCAGCGCAGCCGGGTCAGGAACGTGCTGCAGGAGGTGCGGCTGGGCCGCCTGTTCATGATCGACCTGGCCGGCTCCGAGCGCGCGTCCCAG ACCCAGAACCGCGGGCAGCGCATGAAAGAGGGGGCGCACATCAACCgctccctgctggccctgggcaacTGCATCAACGCGCTGAGCGACAGGAACAACAACAAGTACATCAACTACCGCGACAGCAAGCTCACGCGGCTCCTGAAG gaCTCCCTGGGGGGCAACAGTCGCACCGTGATGATCGCGCACATCAGCCCGGCGAGCAGCGCCTTCGAGGAGTCCCGGAACACGCTGACCTACGCCGGCCGGGCCAAGAACATCAAGACCAGG GTGAAGCAGAACCTGCTCAGCGTGTCCTACCACATCGCCCAGTACACCAGCATCATCGCCGACCTGCGGGGCGAGATCCAGCGGCTCAAGTGCAAGATCGATGAGCAGGGCGGGCggggccaggcccggggccggCTGGAGCAGGGCGACCTTCGCCACATCCCGG CCGAGGGCCAGCAGCGCGGCGGGCCGCAGGAGCAGGCCGACATGGGGCAGCTGCGGACACAGCTCATCAGCGCCTTCCGGGAGCAGATGGACGTGCGCAGGCGCCTGCTGGAGCTGGAGCACCACGCCATGGAGGTCCAGATCGACAGCTCCCGCCACCTGCTCACCATCGCTGG CTGGGAGCAGGAGAAGTCACGCAGGGCGCTCAAGTGGAGGGAGGAGCAGCGGAAGGAGTCGTACACCAAGGATGACAGCGAGAAGGACTCGGACACCGGGGACGACCAGCCGGACCTCCTCGAGCCCCCCGAGGTGGCCTCGGCCCGGGAGAGCATCGCCGCCCTGGTGGGCGAGCAGAAGGACCTGCGCAAGCAGAAG CTAGCGCTGGAGCAGCGCTGCCGCGAGCTGAGCGCGCGGGGCCGCCGCCTGGAGGAGACGCTGCCGGGACGCATCGGCTCCGAGGAGCAGCGCGAGGTGCTCAGCCTGCTGTGCCGCGTGCACGAGCTGGAGGTGGAGAACACCGAGATGCAGTCGCACGCGCTGCTCCGCGATGGCGCTCTCCGCCACCGCGGCGAGGCGGTGCGCCGCCTGGAGCAGCACCGCACCCTCTGCGACGAGATCATCCAGGGCCAGCGGCAGATCATCGACG ACTACAACCTGGCCGTCCCCCAACACCTGGAGGAGCTTTATGACGTGTACCtgcgggagctggaggagggcagCCTGGAGCGGGCCACCATCATGGACCGGGTGGCCtccagggccctgcag GACAGCTCCTTGCCCAAACTGACCCCGGCAGGAACCATGCTGACGCCGGAGTCGGACCTGGAGAGTGTGAAGACGCTGAGCTCCGGGGCCCAGCGCCTGCAGAACAGCACCCTCCCGCCCCTCAGCACGGAGAG TGAAGCCAACCTCGCATTCAAGGCCAGTCCCCGGGCGTGGCAAGCGAAAAGTTCCTCTGTGCCCACCCCGCCACCCATCCAGATCAGCAGCCTGGTGACCCAGGAG GTCCTCACCCAGGACAGCCTGCTCAGCCTGCACAGCCGGATCAACTCTTCCCCGGACAGCAGCGAGCACCTGTCGGAGATCCCCTTGTCCCACACAG AGAGGACGGAGATCCTGAGCGGCACCAAGGGCATCGCCGTGAAGGCTGCCCGGAGGCgctccagggccctgggagcGGAGGGGTGCCACCTGCTGGCCGCTGCGGTGCAGCGCAGCAGCCTGTCCCTGCACTCGCTGAGCGAAGCCGAcgacgccccgccccccggcccacCGGCCTGCAAGCGGCCCTCCAGCCCCACGCTGCAGCACGCTGCCAGTGAGGACAACCTGTCCAGCAGCACGGGCGAGGCCCCAACCCAGGTGGTAGGGCATCGCGGCGacggccctgggccctggctgcgtGGCCAGAAGAAAAGCCTGGGCAAGAAACGGGAGGAATCGCTGGAAGCAAAAAGGAGGAAGCGGCGGTCCAGGTCTTTCGAGGTCACAGGACaaggg CTCGCCCGCCCCAAGGCACACCTCCTGGGGCCCCGTGCCCTGGAGAACATCTCGGACCACAGAATGCCGGTGTGCAGGCACCCAGCCCCTGGTATCCGGCACCTGGGAAAGGCCGTGCTGCCTTTGGCCAAAGTCCAAGTCCCTCCAAGCCAGAACACAG GCCCCGGAGTGTCCTCCCCCCTCGCTGTTCCGGCCAACCCAGCTGGTGGTTCCCGGCGAGCTACACGTGGGCCCCGCCTGCCCCACGGCGCAAGCAGCCACGGCAAAGACGGACACTTCCGGCGTAACTGA